From a region of the Thermus caldilimi genome:
- a CDS encoding succinate dehydrogenase iron-sulfur subunit: MQVTLKILRFDPAKDQKPTWHTYQVEAEPWDRVLDLLHKVKWDQDGTLAFRRSCGHGICGSDAMLINGRNRLACKTLVKDLGNVITVEPIRGLPVEKDLIVDMEPFFAAYRAVKPYLINDEPPPARERLQSPEERERFDHGTKCILCASCTTSCPVFWVNGTYLGPAAIVQAHRFIFDSRDRGKRERFKALGSGSGVWRCRTAYNCTEACPREIPVTQLIEEVKRAILFDRF, from the coding sequence ATGCAGGTAACCCTGAAGATCCTCCGCTTTGACCCCGCCAAGGACCAGAAGCCCACCTGGCACACCTACCAGGTGGAGGCCGAACCTTGGGACCGGGTTTTGGACCTCCTCCACAAAGTGAAGTGGGACCAGGACGGCACCCTGGCCTTCCGCCGGAGCTGCGGCCACGGCATCTGCGGCTCCGATGCCATGCTTATCAACGGCAGAAACCGCCTGGCCTGCAAGACCCTGGTGAAGGACCTGGGGAACGTGATCACCGTAGAACCCATCCGGGGCCTGCCGGTGGAGAAGGACCTCATCGTGGACATGGAGCCCTTCTTCGCCGCCTACCGGGCGGTGAAGCCCTACCTCATCAACGACGAGCCGCCCCCTGCGCGGGAGCGTTTGCAAAGCCCTGAGGAACGGGAACGGTTTGACCACGGCACCAAGTGCATCCTCTGCGCTTCCTGTACTACCAGCTGCCCGGTTTTCTGGGTAAACGGGACGTATCTGGGTCCTGCCGCCATCGTTCAGGCCCACCGCTTCATCTTTGACTCCCGCGACCGGGGGAAGAGAGAACGTTTCAAGGCCCTGGGCTCGGGGAGCGGGGTCTGGCGGTGCCGCACCGCCTACAACTGCACCGAGGCCTGCCCCCGGGAGATCCCCGTGACCCAGCTCATTGAAGAGGTCAAGCGGGCCATCCTCTTTGATCGGTTCTAA
- the sdhA gene encoding succinate dehydrogenase flavoprotein subunit, with protein sequence MAHRHEVIVVGAGGAGLATALYAAREGADVAVITKLYPTRSHTGAAQGGIGAALGNVEEDHWEWHMFDTVKGGDYLTDQDAAEVFAKEVIEAVLELEHMGLPFDRLPSGKIAQRRFGGHTKDWGKAPVHRAAHAADRTGHMILQTLYQQCVKHNITFYNEFHVTDVIVEDGVAKGLVAYELATGELHLFQAKAIVIASGGFGRIYKVTSNAYTLTGDLQAILYRKGLPLEDMEFYQFHPTGLYPLGILLTEGARGEGGILRNALGERFMERYAPTIKDLAPRDMVSRAMYLEVREGRGVGPKKDHVLLDLTHLPPEVIEKKLPDITEFSRIYLGVDPLKEPVPVMPTAHYAMGGVPTTLWGQVIRDENNTVVPGLYAAGEAACVSLHGANRLGTNSLGDLVVFGRRAGIHAARFAKDADYHELTEEHLGESRKRIEHLKNSTGKEKVAVLRAELQQSMMDHASVFRTGELLAKQVEILKELMDRYRNISIDDKGDAYNTELVEALELGYLLEVSEALVHSALNRTESRGAHAREDYPERDDANWLKHTLAYKVEDGKVTFRYKPVVLGRFEPKARTY encoded by the coding sequence ATGGCCCACAGACACGAGGTCATCGTGGTAGGCGCAGGTGGGGCGGGCCTGGCTACGGCCCTCTATGCGGCCAGGGAAGGCGCCGACGTGGCGGTGATCACCAAGCTTTACCCCACGCGAAGCCACACGGGGGCGGCCCAGGGAGGGATAGGGGCGGCCTTGGGCAACGTGGAGGAGGACCACTGGGAGTGGCACATGTTCGACACGGTGAAGGGAGGGGACTACCTCACCGACCAGGATGCCGCCGAGGTCTTCGCTAAGGAGGTGATCGAGGCGGTCCTGGAGCTGGAGCACATGGGCCTTCCCTTTGACCGGCTCCCGAGCGGCAAGATCGCCCAGCGCCGGTTTGGCGGCCACACCAAGGACTGGGGCAAGGCCCCGGTGCACCGGGCGGCCCACGCCGCCGACCGCACCGGGCACATGATTCTCCAGACCCTCTATCAGCAGTGCGTGAAGCACAACATCACCTTCTACAACGAGTTCCACGTCACCGATGTCATCGTTGAGGACGGGGTGGCCAAGGGGTTGGTGGCCTACGAGCTGGCCACGGGGGAACTTCACCTCTTCCAAGCTAAGGCCATCGTCATCGCCTCGGGGGGCTTTGGCCGCATCTACAAGGTGACCTCCAACGCCTACACCCTCACCGGGGACCTGCAGGCCATCCTCTACCGCAAGGGGCTGCCCCTCGAGGACATGGAGTTCTACCAGTTCCACCCCACGGGGCTTTACCCCCTGGGCATCCTCCTCACCGAGGGGGCCAGGGGGGAGGGGGGCATCCTGAGGAACGCCCTGGGGGAGCGCTTCATGGAGCGCTATGCCCCCACCATCAAGGACCTGGCCCCCAGGGACATGGTTTCCCGGGCCATGTACCTGGAGGTGCGGGAGGGCCGGGGGGTGGGCCCCAAGAAGGACCACGTGCTCCTGGACCTCACCCACCTGCCCCCCGAGGTCATCGAGAAGAAGCTTCCCGACATCACCGAGTTCAGCCGCATCTACCTGGGGGTGGACCCCTTGAAGGAACCGGTGCCGGTGATGCCCACCGCCCACTACGCCATGGGAGGGGTTCCCACCACCCTCTGGGGCCAGGTCATCCGGGACGAGAACAACACCGTGGTGCCCGGGCTTTACGCCGCTGGGGAAGCAGCTTGCGTGAGCCTGCATGGGGCCAACCGTTTGGGTACCAACTCCCTGGGGGACCTGGTGGTCTTCGGCCGCCGCGCGGGGATCCACGCCGCCCGCTTCGCCAAGGATGCCGATTACCACGAGCTCACCGAGGAGCACCTGGGCGAAAGCCGCAAGCGCATCGAGCACCTCAAGAACTCTACCGGCAAAGAGAAGGTCGCCGTCCTGCGGGCTGAGCTCCAGCAGAGCATGATGGACCACGCCTCCGTCTTCCGCACCGGGGAGCTCTTGGCCAAGCAGGTGGAGATCCTGAAGGAGCTCATGGACCGCTACCGGAACATCTCCATTGACGACAAGGGGGATGCCTACAACACCGAGCTGGTGGAGGCCTTGGAGCTTGGGTACCTCCTCGAGGTCTCCGAGGCCCTGGTGCACTCCGCTTTGAACCGCACCGAGTCTCGCGGGGCCCATGCCCGGGAGGACTATCCCGAGCGGGACGACGCCAACTGGCTCAAGCACACCCTGGCCTACAAGGTGGAAGACGGCAAGGTGACCTTCCGCTACAAGCCCGTGGTCCTGGGCCGCTTTGAGCCCAAGGCCCGCACCTACTAG
- a CDS encoding succinate dehydrogenase hydrophobic membrane anchor subunit, whose protein sequence is MAIKSKRYEEALLEASTNLELYWWVFMRISGVVLVFLLIGHMWMNSVITDLNSINYEYVAKRLSQTTWKIYDLLILALGLLHGANGLRYVLDDWIRNPSRRFWTKVVLYSLIAFLFFLGSLSLFNHDFGVN, encoded by the coding sequence ATGGCGATTAAGTCCAAGCGCTATGAGGAGGCTCTCCTCGAGGCCAGCACCAACCTGGAGCTTTACTGGTGGGTCTTCATGCGCATCTCCGGGGTGGTGTTGGTCTTCTTGCTCATCGGCCACATGTGGATGAACTCCGTCATCACCGACCTCAACAGCATCAACTACGAGTACGTGGCCAAGAGACTTTCCCAGACCACTTGGAAGATCTACGACCTTTTGATCCTGGCCTTAGGTCTCTTGCACGGGGCCAACGGGCTTAGGTATGTGCTGGATGACTGGATTCGAAACCCGTCCAGGCGCTTCTGGACCAAGGTGGTGCTCTACAGCCTCATCGCCTTTCTTTTCTTCCTGGGAAGCCTTTCCCTTTTCAATCACGATTTCGGGGTGAACTAG
- the sdhC gene encoding succinate dehydrogenase, cytochrome b556 subunit, protein MYRGREGQWAFYLHRISGLGILVFLILHVANISSAMWGPEVSNALMKFYHQPVFQIGLLLLIAGVLYHGFNGLRIILMDFTAWGVRYQRQLWYGVWVLFVIFYLPFLLKIGGGILGGGHGD, encoded by the coding sequence ATGTACAGGGGAAGAGAAGGGCAGTGGGCGTTTTACCTGCACCGGATTTCGGGCCTCGGCATCCTGGTTTTCCTAATCCTCCACGTGGCTAACATTTCCAGCGCCATGTGGGGTCCGGAGGTGTCCAACGCCCTCATGAAGTTCTACCACCAGCCGGTGTTCCAGATCGGGCTCCTACTTCTCATCGCTGGGGTGCTTTACCACGGGTTCAACGGGCTCAGGATCATCCTCATGGACTTCACCGCCTGGGGGGTGCGCTACCAGCGGCAGCTTTGGTACGGGGTCTGGGTTCTTTTCGTGATCTTCTACCTTCCTTTCCTGCTGAAGATTGGAGGGGGCATTTTAGGGGGTGGCCATGGCGATTAA
- a CDS encoding transposase, producing MHQTAQALLWTLLALLPTPHLRESLKALLLLLLTGHGKARPQHSKTKSPSALSRFLNRYPWPTRALIRLARKKAQETLHRARPRRGPKPRLLVVLDLVTLEKRGLFPALPLSFFHGKWGLHLVVLYLVLGELRIPWAYRVWRGKGEKALSLLALRLLASLPPWMRKSFHLRVVADAAFGTARFLVGVRGLGLEAVVGMRRDRKTREGLPLFGLRRQGSRVHLRGLPFPVWVSWYRYPLPGGGWEWRYVVATFPAGPRTVLVWGRRRFTIEHFFRTVKSEFSLGRFGQRTALGVHRFLVLSFLAYLLAHWVRLAPDGRGLSWREAGREAARLLLPEVVLRVLMAELGALGLWPPPAGGRGCSCRVFGRCKF from the coding sequence ATGCACCAGACGGCCCAAGCTCTACTCTGGACCCTCCTGGCCCTCCTGCCAACCCCCCACCTCCGGGAGTCCCTCAAAGCGCTTCTTCTCCTCCTTCTCACCGGCCACGGCAAGGCCAGGCCCCAGCACAGCAAGACCAAGTCCCCTTCCGCCCTCTCCCGCTTCCTCAACCGCTATCCCTGGCCCACCCGCGCCCTCATCCGCCTGGCTCGCAAGAAGGCCCAGGAAACCCTCCACCGGGCCAGGCCCAGGCGGGGGCCCAAGCCCAGGCTCCTGGTGGTCCTGGACCTGGTCACCCTGGAGAAGCGGGGCCTCTTCCCCGCCTTGCCCCTCTCCTTTTTCCACGGCAAGTGGGGGCTCCACCTGGTGGTGCTCTATCTGGTGCTGGGAGAGCTGCGCATCCCCTGGGCCTACCGGGTGTGGCGGGGGAAGGGGGAGAAGGCCCTTTCCCTCCTTGCCCTGCGTCTTCTGGCCTCCCTGCCCCCCTGGATGCGCAAGTCCTTCCACCTTCGGGTGGTGGCCGATGCTGCCTTCGGCACCGCCCGGTTTCTTGTGGGGGTGCGGGGGTTGGGTCTGGAAGCGGTGGTGGGGATGCGGCGGGACCGAAAGACGCGGGAGGGGCTTCCCCTCTTTGGGCTCAGACGGCAGGGGAGCCGGGTGCACCTGCGGGGACTTCCCTTTCCCGTGTGGGTGAGCTGGTACCGCTATCCCTTACCCGGGGGAGGGTGGGAGTGGCGGTACGTGGTGGCCACCTTTCCCGCGGGGCCACGGACTGTGCTGGTGTGGGGGCGGCGGCGGTTTACCATTGAGCACTTCTTCCGCACGGTAAAGAGCGAGTTTTCCCTGGGGCGTTTTGGGCAGCGGACGGCCTTGGGGGTGCATCGGTTTCTGGTGTTGTCCTTCCTGGCTTACCTGCTGGCCCACTGGGTGAGGCTAGCTCCAGACGGGAGAGGTCTTTCTTGGCGGGAGGCTGGGCGGGAGGCGGCGCGCCTGCTTCTGCCGGAGGTGGTCTTGCGGGTCCTCATGGCCGAGCTGGGAGCTTTGGGTCTTTGGCCTCCGCCTGCGGGGGGAAGGGGGTGTTCATGCAGGGTATTCGGGAGGTGCAAGTTTTGA
- the speD gene encoding adenosylmethionine decarboxylase, with the protein MELFGFGPHLMVDGYDANPEKLRDAELVRRVLDELPEEMEMTKVLPPFVYSYGPKGEDGVTGVVIIAESHIAIHTFPKKRFLSIDIFSCKAFDMAQVLRKLTAVFEIGRYETYMINRGKEFPKDPELARKIVLGEREYLEARVS; encoded by the coding sequence ATGGAACTCTTTGGATTCGGACCGCATCTGATGGTGGACGGCTACGACGCCAATCCCGAAAAGCTCCGGGACGCCGAGCTGGTGCGCCGCGTTCTGGACGAGCTCCCCGAGGAGATGGAGATGACCAAGGTGCTTCCCCCCTTCGTCTACAGCTACGGCCCCAAGGGGGAGGACGGGGTGACCGGGGTGGTGATCATCGCCGAAAGCCACATCGCCATCCACACCTTCCCCAAAAAGCGCTTCCTTTCCATCGACATCTTCTCCTGCAAGGCCTTTGACATGGCCCAGGTGCTCAGGAAGCTCACCGCGGTTTTCGAGATCGGCCGCTACGAAACCTACATGATCAACCGGGGCAAGGAGTTTCCCAAGGACCCCGAGCTGGCCCGGAAGATCGTCCTGGGGGAGCGGGAGTACCTCGAGGCCCGGGTGAGTTAG
- a CDS encoding ABC transporter ATP-binding protein, with protein MAVIETHGLTKRYGRVVAVEDLNLEVREGEVFGLLGPNGSGKTTTILMLLGLTEPTQGEARVLGLDPMREPLKVKARVGYLPDQVGFYGELTAWENLRYTTRLLGLPEAEARARIEEVLKRMGLWEVRDRRVAAFSRGMRQRLGLAEVLLKRPKVAILDEPTLGLDPEAAREFLELIKGLKVEGITILLSSHLLHQVQEVCDRVGLFHKGHLALLGTVEELAQRVLGGGYEILVEATPGLEDRFRALDGVTRVEAEGGRYRVLASRDLRPELARLAVEHGALLSLELRRPSLDEVYAHYFKEVAHAA; from the coding sequence ATGGCGGTCATCGAAACCCATGGCCTCACCAAGCGCTACGGGCGGGTGGTGGCCGTGGAGGACCTGAACCTGGAGGTGCGGGAAGGGGAGGTCTTCGGCCTCTTGGGGCCTAACGGCTCGGGGAAGACCACCACCATCCTCATGCTCCTGGGCCTCACCGAGCCCACCCAGGGGGAGGCCCGGGTCCTGGGCCTGGACCCCATGCGCGAGCCCCTGAAGGTGAAGGCAAGGGTGGGCTACCTCCCCGACCAGGTGGGGTTTTACGGGGAGCTCACCGCCTGGGAGAACCTGCGCTACACCACCCGCCTTTTGGGCCTCCCCGAGGCCGAGGCTAGGGCCCGCATAGAGGAGGTGCTCAAGCGCATGGGCCTGTGGGAGGTGCGGGACCGCCGCGTGGCCGCCTTCAGCCGGGGGATGCGGCAGCGCCTTGGGCTTGCGGAGGTGCTCCTGAAGAGGCCCAAGGTGGCCATCCTGGACGAGCCCACCCTGGGCCTGGACCCCGAGGCCGCCCGGGAGTTTCTGGAGCTCATCAAGGGCCTGAAGGTGGAGGGCATCACCATCCTCCTCTCCAGCCACCTCCTGCACCAGGTACAGGAGGTCTGTGACCGGGTGGGGCTTTTCCATAAGGGGCACCTCGCCCTTTTGGGCACCGTGGAGGAGTTGGCGCAAAGGGTGTTGGGGGGTGGGTACGAGATCCTGGTGGAGGCCACTCCGGGCCTCGAGGACCGCTTCCGCGCCCTGGACGGGGTGACGCGGGTGGAGGCGGAAGGGGGGCGCTACCGGGTCCTGGCCAGCCGCGACCTCCGCCCCGAGCTGGCCCGCCTGGCGGTGGAGCACGGCGCCCTCCTCAGCCTAGAACTTCGCCGCCCCAGCCTGGACGAGGTCTACGCCCACTACTTCAAGGAGGTGGCCCATGCGGCGTGA
- a CDS encoding ABC transporter permease produces MRREGSPWTGLWAVFFKEMADHLTGLRMRILEGLILLSALAAVYTGTQTLRQSVGEDPYLYLKLLTTAQDPLPSFVGFLSFFVPLAAIALAFDAVNGEYARGTLSRILSQPIYRDALLFGKFLAGLGTLAVLLTALFLLVVGLGLFTLGVPPGGEEMGRAFLFLLATLAYAGFWLALGLLFSVLFRQPATAALAAIGVWLFFAVFFPILTDLAASALLLQADPFDPESQLRQANLALWISRLSPNTLYAETLTAVLNPAVRSLGPILITQLEGAVLGTPLPLSQSLLLIWPQLTGLMALVILLFTLAYVAFQRQEVRA; encoded by the coding sequence ATGCGGCGTGAAGGCTCCCCCTGGACCGGGCTTTGGGCGGTCTTCTTCAAGGAGATGGCCGACCACCTCACGGGCTTGAGGATGCGCATTCTGGAGGGGTTAATCCTCCTTTCCGCCTTGGCCGCCGTGTACACCGGCACCCAGACCCTGCGCCAGAGCGTGGGGGAGGACCCTTACCTCTACCTCAAGCTCCTCACCACCGCCCAAGACCCCCTGCCCTCCTTCGTGGGCTTCCTCTCCTTCTTCGTGCCCCTGGCGGCCATCGCTTTGGCCTTTGACGCCGTGAACGGGGAGTACGCCCGGGGAACGCTTTCCCGCATCCTCTCCCAGCCCATCTACCGGGACGCCCTCCTCTTCGGCAAGTTCTTGGCGGGGCTCGGCACCCTGGCCGTGCTCCTCACCGCCCTCTTCCTCCTGGTGGTGGGCCTGGGCCTCTTCACCCTGGGAGTGCCCCCCGGAGGCGAGGAAATGGGCCGGGCCTTCCTCTTCCTCCTGGCCACCTTGGCCTATGCGGGCTTCTGGCTGGCCTTGGGCCTCCTCTTCTCCGTCCTCTTTCGCCAGCCGGCCACCGCCGCCCTAGCCGCCATCGGGGTCTGGCTCTTCTTCGCCGTCTTCTTCCCCATCCTCACCGACCTGGCGGCAAGCGCCCTTCTCCTTCAAGCCGACCCCTTTGATCCGGAAAGCCAGCTTCGGCAGGCTAACCTGGCCCTCTGGATCTCCCGCCTCTCCCCCAACACCCTCTATGCTGAAACCCTCACCGCCGTGCTAAACCCGGCGGTGCGGTCCTTAGGCCCCATCCTCATCACCCAGCTGGAGGGAGCGGTGCTGGGAACCCCCCTTCCCCTATCCCAAAGCCTCCTCCTGATCTGGCCCCAGCTCACCGGGCTCATGGCCCTGGTGATCCTCCTCTTCACCTTGGCCTACGTGGCCTTCCAGCGGCAAGAGGTGCGCGCCTAG
- a CDS encoding cupin domain-containing protein codes for MVGMKPVVKQAASVEARPVERGEKAFIQVLIGPEDGAPHFITRKFTILPGGRIPKHKHPSIEHEQYVLSGRMKIYLGDEVREVAAGQAVYIPPDTPHAYVNEGDEPVEFLCVIPKTNTYATEWLEG; via the coding sequence ATGGTCGGCATGAAGCCCGTGGTCAAGCAGGCGGCCAGCGTGGAGGCCCGTCCCGTGGAGCGGGGGGAGAAGGCTTTTATCCAGGTGCTTATTGGCCCCGAGGATGGAGCCCCCCACTTCATCACCCGCAAATTCACCATCCTGCCGGGGGGCAGGATTCCCAAGCACAAGCACCCCAGCATTGAGCATGAGCAGTACGTACTCTCGGGGCGCATGAAGATCTATCTGGGCGACGAGGTGAGGGAGGTGGCGGCTGGACAGGCGGTCTACATCCCCCCGGACACACCCCATGCCTATGTGAACGAGGGGGATGAGCCGGTGGAGTTCCTCTGCGTCATCCCCAAGACCAACACCTACGCCACCGAGTGGCTGGAGGGCTAG
- a CDS encoding phosphoribosyltransferase yields the protein MRFRDRRHAGALLVEALKPLGLERPVVLGIPRGGVVVADEVAKGLGGELDVVLVRKVGAPGNPEFALGAVGEKGGMVLKPYALQYADQSYLEREAARQKDVIRKRAERYRKVRPKVPLAGRDVVLVDDGIATGSTMEAALAVVLSENPRRVVVAVPVASPDTVERLKDQAEVVALSTPPDFAAVGAYYMDFGEVTDEEVEGLLLQWSA from the coding sequence ATGCGCTTCCGCGACCGCAGGCACGCTGGGGCTCTTTTGGTGGAAGCCCTGAAGCCCTTGGGGCTAGAACGCCCCGTGGTTTTGGGCATCCCTCGAGGCGGGGTGGTGGTGGCGGATGAGGTGGCGAAAGGCCTGGGGGGAGAGCTGGATGTGGTCCTGGTGCGCAAGGTGGGGGCTCCGGGAAATCCGGAGTTCGCCCTGGGGGCGGTGGGGGAAAAGGGGGGCATGGTCTTGAAGCCCTATGCCCTCCAGTACGCTGATCAAAGCTACCTGGAGCGGGAAGCGGCCCGGCAGAAGGACGTGATCCGCAAGCGGGCCGAGCGTTACCGTAAGGTGAGGCCAAAGGTGCCCCTTGCGGGCCGGGATGTGGTGCTGGTGGACGACGGCATCGCCACCGGTTCCACCATGGAGGCGGCCTTGGCCGTGGTGCTTTCGGAAAACCCCCGGCGGGTGGTGGTGGCGGTGCCCGTGGCCAGCCCGGATACGGTGGAGAGGCTGAAGGATCAAGCCGAGGTGGTGGCCCTCTCCACCCCGCCGGACTTCGCCGCCGTGGGGGCCTACTACATGGACTTCGGCGAGGTCACCGATGAGGAAGTGGAGGGCCTTTTGCTACAATGGTCGGCATGA
- a CDS encoding long-chain-fatty-acid--CoA ligase: protein MDQVGSRPWLAHYDPGVPPEVEVPPIPLWRFLENSANRYAQHVALDFLGKTLTYTELWEKSRRFAEGLKALGVKPGDRVAIMLPNSPQFVIAFYGTLLAGGVGVNVNPLYTPRELRHQLKDSGAETLVILDHLLPRFLEVEGETPVKRTVVTGIKDFLPFPKNLLYPLKAKRDKLPLGFPKREGFHAFLDLLKHPPATPHPADPEDLALLQYTGGTTGISKGAMLTHRNLVANVLQIDAWDSTSKELLGKGVMLGALPFFHVYGMTVAMNYGIYSGYKIVLLPRPEIHAIVEAIEKHRVTHFPGVPTLYVAFNHFPGIEKRNVKSIRICLSGAAPLPVEVAKRFEEITGARLIEGYGLSEASPVTHSNPVQGEIKKGSIGMPLPSVEAKVVDEEGKEVPPGEVGELVVRGPNVMKGYWDRPEETQKALKDGWLFTGDMAKMDQDGYFYIVDRKKDMIIAGGYNIYPREVEEVLYQHEAVQEAAVVGVPDPYRGETVAAFIVLKEGYKGKVTEKDIEAFCRQNLAAYKVPRIIEFRDSLPKTSVGKILRRELREEFAQRRP from the coding sequence ATGGATCAGGTAGGCTCTAGACCTTGGCTCGCCCACTACGATCCTGGGGTTCCCCCAGAGGTGGAGGTGCCCCCCATCCCCTTGTGGCGCTTCCTGGAAAATAGCGCAAACCGTTACGCCCAGCACGTGGCCCTGGATTTTCTGGGCAAAACCCTTACCTATACGGAGCTATGGGAGAAATCCCGGCGCTTCGCCGAGGGGCTTAAGGCTCTGGGGGTGAAGCCTGGCGACCGGGTGGCCATCATGCTCCCCAACTCCCCCCAGTTCGTCATCGCCTTCTACGGCACCCTTCTAGCGGGGGGCGTGGGAGTCAACGTGAACCCCCTCTATACCCCAAGGGAGCTAAGGCACCAGCTCAAGGACTCGGGGGCGGAAACCCTGGTCATCCTGGACCACCTCCTGCCCCGCTTCCTGGAGGTGGAGGGGGAAACCCCGGTGAAGCGCACCGTGGTCACGGGCATCAAGGACTTCCTCCCCTTCCCCAAGAACCTCCTTTACCCCTTAAAGGCGAAGCGGGACAAGCTCCCCCTGGGATTTCCCAAACGGGAAGGATTCCACGCCTTCCTGGACCTCCTGAAGCATCCCCCCGCCACCCCCCATCCCGCTGATCCTGAGGATCTGGCCCTTTTGCAGTACACAGGGGGCACCACGGGGATCTCCAAGGGGGCCATGCTCACCCACCGGAACCTGGTGGCCAACGTCCTGCAGATCGATGCCTGGGATTCCACCTCCAAGGAGCTCCTGGGCAAAGGAGTGATGCTGGGAGCCCTGCCCTTTTTCCACGTCTACGGCATGACTGTGGCCATGAACTACGGCATCTACTCCGGTTACAAGATCGTTCTCCTGCCCAGGCCAGAGATCCACGCCATCGTGGAGGCCATTGAAAAGCACCGGGTCACCCACTTCCCCGGGGTGCCCACCCTCTACGTGGCCTTCAACCACTTCCCGGGAATCGAGAAACGAAACGTAAAGAGCATCCGCATCTGTCTCTCCGGAGCCGCTCCCCTGCCGGTGGAGGTGGCCAAGCGCTTTGAGGAGATCACCGGGGCCCGGCTCATCGAGGGCTACGGCCTCTCCGAGGCAAGCCCCGTGACTCACTCCAACCCTGTCCAGGGAGAAATCAAAAAGGGCTCCATCGGCATGCCCCTGCCCAGCGTGGAGGCCAAGGTGGTGGACGAGGAGGGCAAGGAGGTGCCCCCAGGCGAGGTGGGCGAACTCGTCGTCCGAGGCCCCAACGTCATGAAGGGCTACTGGGACCGCCCCGAGGAAACCCAAAAGGCCCTTAAGGACGGCTGGCTCTTCACCGGGGACATGGCCAAAATGGACCAAGACGGCTACTTCTACATCGTGGACCGCAAAAAGGACATGATCATCGCCGGGGGCTACAACATCTACCCCCGCGAGGTGGAAGAGGTCCTCTACCAGCACGAAGCCGTCCAGGAAGCCGCCGTGGTGGGCGTGCCTGACCCCTACCGCGGGGAAACCGTGGCCGCCTTCATCGTCCTCAAGGAAGGGTATAAGGGCAAGGTCACGGAAAAGGACATCGAAGCCTTCTGCCGGCAAAACCTCGCCGCCTACAAGGTCCCCCGCATCATCGAGTTCCGCGATAGCCTCCCCAAAACCAGCGTGGGGAAGATCCTCAGGCGGGAACTCCGCGAGGAGTTTGCCCAAAGGCGGCCTTAG
- a CDS encoding cysteine desulfurase family protein — MEGKEETLASVYLDYAATTPLDLEVQQAMREVEGIFGNPSSIHRFGQEARRVLEGARERIASLLGVRPREVVFTGSGSEADALALLGVALAKGKGHVVSTEVEHSAVLGALRLLERLGFAVTRLRPDRLGLVYPEQVEEALRPGTILVSVMAANNELGTLYPIREMAEIAHAHGALFHTDAVQAVGQVPFRVDEVGADLVSLSAHKFYGPKGIGALLVRQGLDLFPLVPGKQEGGRRGGTQSPVLAQGMAVALEKALRILPEESSRLLALRRRLEAGLLSVEGVELNGHPERRLPKLVNVTVKGADGEALLLAMDLMGVAVSSGSACSAGSLEPSHVLLAIGRSPREARASLRFSLGRYTTEAEVDRAVEVFREAVARARA; from the coding sequence ATGGAGGGCAAGGAGGAAACCTTGGCTTCGGTCTATTTGGACTACGCCGCCACCACGCCCCTGGACCTCGAGGTCCAGCAGGCCATGCGCGAGGTGGAGGGAATCTTCGGCAACCCGAGCAGCATCCACCGCTTTGGCCAGGAAGCCAGGAGGGTGCTGGAGGGAGCCCGGGAGCGGATCGCAAGCCTCCTAGGGGTGCGCCCCAGGGAGGTGGTCTTTACCGGTTCGGGTTCCGAGGCGGATGCCCTGGCCCTTTTAGGGGTGGCCTTGGCCAAGGGGAAGGGGCATGTGGTGAGCACGGAGGTGGAGCACTCCGCGGTCCTCGGGGCCTTGCGGCTCCTTGAGCGCCTGGGCTTTGCCGTGACCCGGCTCAGGCCCGACCGCTTGGGCCTGGTTTACCCGGAGCAGGTGGAGGAGGCCCTGAGGCCCGGCACCATCCTGGTGAGCGTCATGGCCGCCAACAACGAGCTTGGCACCCTCTACCCCATCCGGGAGATGGCCGAGATCGCCCACGCCCACGGGGCCCTTTTCCACACGGATGCCGTGCAGGCCGTGGGCCAGGTGCCTTTCCGGGTGGATGAGGTGGGGGCGGACCTGGTTTCCCTAAGCGCCCACAAGTTCTATGGGCCGAAGGGGATTGGGGCTCTTTTGGTGCGCCAGGGGTTGGACCTCTTTCCCCTGGTGCCGGGCAAGCAGGAGGGGGGAAGACGGGGGGGCACGCAAAGCCCCGTCTTGGCCCAGGGGATGGCGGTGGCCCTGGAGAAGGCCTTAAGGATCTTGCCGGAGGAGTCCTCCCGGCTTCTCGCTTTGAGGCGGCGCCTCGAGGCGGGTTTGCTTTCCGTGGAAGGAGTGGAGCTCAACGGTCATCCCGAGCGTCGCCTTCCCAAGCTGGTCAACGTGACGGTGAAGGGTGCGGACGGGGAGGCCCTCCTCCTGGCCATGGACCTCATGGGGGTGGCGGTCTCCTCGGGCTCGGCTTGTTCCGCGGGGAGCCTCGAGCCCTCCCATGTCCTTCTGGCCATCGGACGCTCCCCCAGGGAAGCCCGGGCCTCCTTGCGCTTCTCCCTGGGACGCTACACCACGGAAGCCGAGGTGGACCGGGCGGTGGAGGTCTTCAGGGAGGCGGTGGCCCGGGCGCGGGCCTAA